In Pseudoalteromonas sp. NC201, a single window of DNA contains:
- a CDS encoding sensor histidine kinase, with amino-acid sequence MMDSPIRHTTDWRFSTLASWLGVTLACMYYRNSQLALVGQLIISGAILTLLFFIIHNPNKRVHAAACTYLVLIALLMQVSTTSLVFIHLVMFSAIFSPHFSFPKVLSAVLLAMLVYGFTHYTRWEGSVPWITFAVWLFFCAMNWFVSRRIVESLNMHYQSRQNYKELKAAQHMMGAMSAAQERLNISRELHDSLGHKLTALSINLDFAKRTASEDMEPTLASCHQLSQTLLEEVRSIVSTQRHNKTLLKQALEAIFTATPNLRYTLKLDRGSEQISQAHSLCVIRFCQEMVSNTLKHTKANHINFEVVIDTANHNLKASAFHNQSESSLPKQGNGLSGLHERLALLNGSFTQKIENQKLISSITIPVPELNLLSENIT; translated from the coding sequence ATGATGGACTCTCCTATCCGCCATACAACAGACTGGCGTTTTTCAACACTTGCTTCTTGGTTAGGTGTCACACTTGCATGTATGTATTACCGTAACTCTCAGCTCGCATTGGTCGGCCAGCTAATCATTAGCGGTGCCATTTTGACATTGCTGTTTTTTATCATTCACAACCCAAATAAGCGAGTCCATGCGGCAGCCTGTACCTACCTAGTATTGATAGCGCTACTTATGCAGGTATCAACAACTTCATTAGTTTTTATTCATTTGGTCATGTTTTCTGCAATTTTTAGTCCGCACTTTTCATTCCCTAAAGTTCTGTCTGCCGTGTTACTTGCTATGCTGGTATACGGATTTACACACTATACAAGGTGGGAGGGTAGCGTACCTTGGATCACCTTTGCTGTTTGGCTATTTTTTTGTGCAATGAACTGGTTTGTCAGCAGACGCATAGTTGAGAGCCTCAATATGCACTACCAATCTCGGCAAAATTACAAAGAGCTTAAAGCCGCGCAACACATGATGGGAGCCATGTCAGCAGCGCAAGAAAGACTCAATATTTCCCGAGAATTGCATGATTCACTAGGCCATAAACTCACAGCACTGAGTATTAATCTTGATTTCGCAAAAAGAACGGCAAGCGAAGATATGGAGCCAACCCTAGCGAGTTGCCATCAACTAAGCCAAACTTTGCTTGAGGAAGTAAGAAGTATCGTATCCACTCAGCGCCACAATAAAACACTCTTGAAACAAGCACTAGAAGCAATTTTCACGGCTACACCCAATTTGCGCTACACCTTAAAGCTAGACCGTGGATCAGAACAAATTTCGCAAGCGCATTCACTCTGCGTGATCCGTTTTTGTCAAGAAATGGTAAGCAATACGCTCAAACATACCAAAGCAAATCATATCAATTTTGAGGTCGTAATTGACACAGCAAACCATAATCTAAAAGCTAGCGCCTTTCACAACCAAAGCGAGTCTAGCTTGCCAAAACAAGGCAATGGCTTATCTGGGCTACATGAGCGACTAGCACTACTTAACGGCTCATTCACACAAAAAATTGAAAATCAAAAGCTCATCAGCTCGATAACCATACCTGTACCCGAACTTAACCTTTTATCCGAGAATATTACATGA
- a CDS encoding alpha/beta hydrolase, whose amino-acid sequence MKLDKQTQALLDDLAAQAGDIHDIEISIETSRQGARAMFLGLAGEIEAQVSSQDLHIEHNGIHVSVRCYRPAQSLASPSPAVVFVHGGGWSLGDVDCYDGLVKDLCQQSGVVFFSVEYSLAPEHKFPCALQQVIAVVDWLQENHQQLELDPTKISLMGDSAGGNLALVAAHNLHQQQPNTLSNLYLVYPVVDSFSPHETYPSRLQYGDGNLLLTREAIKDTCNWYLAPEQSAADVNVSPLFIEDMTHLPATSVLLAGCDPLYDEGILLAKKLKQAGVLNTLTCFENTIHAFFSFAVLDVCKLARSNIANQLKHDLT is encoded by the coding sequence ATGAAATTAGACAAACAAACACAAGCACTGTTAGACGACCTCGCGGCTCAAGCTGGCGACATTCATGACATAGAAATCTCCATTGAGACCTCTCGACAAGGCGCAAGAGCGATGTTTTTAGGACTCGCGGGAGAGATTGAAGCACAAGTAAGTAGCCAAGACCTACACATTGAACACAATGGTATTCACGTGAGCGTTCGCTGTTACCGCCCAGCGCAGTCTTTGGCAAGCCCCAGTCCCGCGGTGGTGTTTGTCCACGGCGGCGGCTGGTCTTTAGGAGATGTCGACTGCTATGACGGTCTGGTAAAAGACTTATGCCAGCAATCCGGTGTCGTTTTTTTCAGTGTCGAATACAGCCTCGCGCCCGAGCATAAGTTTCCATGCGCCCTGCAGCAAGTAATAGCCGTAGTAGATTGGCTGCAAGAAAACCACCAGCAGTTGGAGCTAGACCCCACTAAGATTTCACTGATGGGCGACAGTGCCGGTGGTAACTTAGCGCTTGTTGCAGCGCATAACTTACATCAACAACAGCCAAACACCCTAAGTAACTTATACCTCGTTTATCCGGTAGTTGACTCTTTTTCTCCCCATGAAACCTACCCGTCACGCTTGCAGTATGGCGATGGAAACTTGTTGCTAACCAGAGAGGCAATTAAAGACACCTGCAACTGGTATCTCGCACCCGAGCAAAGCGCGGCGGACGTCAATGTCTCGCCATTATTTATTGAAGACATGACACATCTTCCTGCCACCAGTGTGCTGCTTGCCGGCTGCGATCCACTTTACGATGAGGGAATACTGCTCGCCAAAAAACTAAAGCAAGCGGGTGTGCTTAATACCCTAACTTGCTTTGAAAATACCATACATGCGTTTTTCTCCTTCGCCGTGCTCGACGTCTGCAAGCTCGCGCGCAGTAATATCGCCAATCAGTTAAAACATGACTTGACCTAG
- a CDS encoding response regulator, which yields MINCLLVEDQTLVRLGLANLLNLDENICIKGQAEDGIQALELLASQQFDIVLLDMRMPNLDGLGVLNALRTNAIPTPVLIITTFEDCDVLVKAINLGARGYVLKNIELEALIDAIQQVIAGKKVLQSALTTYLLDQQLAPQEKLTEKEQAVLRCLSLGMSNKIIANTLHNSEGTIRNHVSQILAKLEVKDRTQAVIKAINQSLI from the coding sequence ATGATCAATTGCCTACTCGTGGAAGACCAAACCTTGGTGAGGTTAGGCCTAGCCAACTTGCTTAACCTTGACGAAAACATTTGTATAAAAGGGCAAGCTGAAGACGGTATACAGGCACTTGAGTTACTCGCTTCACAACAATTTGACATCGTCTTACTGGATATGCGCATGCCTAATTTAGATGGACTAGGTGTACTTAATGCATTGCGCACTAACGCAATACCCACTCCAGTTTTGATTATCACTACCTTTGAAGATTGCGATGTATTGGTAAAGGCCATTAATCTTGGTGCACGGGGCTATGTACTTAAAAATATTGAACTAGAGGCATTAATCGACGCCATCCAACAAGTGATTGCAGGGAAAAAAGTGCTACAAAGCGCTTTGACGACTTACCTTCTAGATCAGCAATTAGCACCACAAGAAAAATTGACTGAAAAAGAACAAGCAGTGTTGCGCTGTTTATCTCTCGGTATGTCAAACAAAATCATCGCCAACACCTTACACAATTCCGAAGGCACCATTCGCAACCATGTCTCTCAAATACTCGCAAAACTTGAAGTTAAAGACAGAACCCAAGCGGTCATAAAGGCGATTAACCAGAGTTTGATTTAA
- a CDS encoding carbohydrate binding domain-containing protein has translation MRFLSLLFVIAVSGCSYTQPNLKPKQWRYATDPHGSQAILNGPLVNEEQVAIQFKRVPRVDKQNNSWVELIYDLPTKQLPSQFNIALTYKSDNALIVKLSQQEYGGSGDKSYAHYQTKLPASDTWHTINVALNDFARPNWTPAWSKDKGVILKHVSALYFVPDLTDTEGGEASLAIKSLRIE, from the coding sequence ATGCGTTTTTTATCACTTTTATTCGTTATAGCGGTTTCTGGCTGTAGCTATACTCAGCCGAACTTAAAGCCAAAACAATGGCGTTATGCGACCGATCCGCATGGCAGCCAAGCAATTCTGAACGGCCCGCTTGTTAATGAAGAGCAAGTTGCTATTCAGTTTAAACGCGTGCCGCGAGTCGATAAACAAAACAACTCTTGGGTAGAGCTTATTTACGACTTGCCCACTAAACAGCTCCCCTCTCAATTCAACATTGCATTGACGTATAAAAGTGATAACGCTTTGATAGTTAAGTTATCGCAACAGGAGTATGGCGGCTCAGGTGATAAAAGCTATGCTCACTACCAAACTAAATTACCAGCATCAGATACTTGGCACACAATCAACGTAGCTCTGAATGATTTTGCCAGACCCAACTGGACACCTGCTTGGTCAAAAGACAAAGGGGTCATACTCAAGCATGTTTCCGCACTTTACTTTGTACCAGACTTGACAGACACAGAAGGTGGCGAAGCAAGCCTTGCAATAAAGAGTCTTCGAATTGAGTAA
- a CDS encoding TonB-dependent receptor: MIAATQSHRVSSTKGIPRHTLSLLIAAVLSGHSYAEAESTLSNEQSKKIERISVTATRQTENLQDVALAVTALSASELEKMNVQDLGGLASHVPNLNLHSGDASNAVIYIRGIGQIDSISFNDPGVGVYLDDVYLGRVQGAFLDVVDPEQIEVLRGPQGTLYGRNTIGGAVRFSSAKPSQDNEGYVSVALGNYNAQTIKASVNGALIEDTLSGRFAIAKSSRDGFSENRYNNSDDHDKDTLAWRGSLLYQPSENFSAYLVVDGSNASPSSSRTPHRETPIYSVVKEGYYAPEEDPFLVDVNYNDLEELDTSGASLTLEYLTGHSIFKSITARREMEYRTHLDLDATPDASFGIFNFEDQQQISQEFQWLYKDDQFSLVSGLYYFNEDDLNFGGSVAPDFFVMVAPDVYLPWPVINAGERDQENTSSALYANLSWSLTEKLDVTLGARYTIEKKEVTSKGEEFFGTGVTTAEEMEAVFGTGIGYSPTGYSASKEWKEFTPKVVFDYTISDDSMVYLSAGKGFKSGGFNGRITSFAQPFEPETLWSYEIGSKSLLNKQNIRLNTAAFFNDYKNFQLSRFSIDPDTGAFLSLFENAGKATIYGAEMELEAVASDNLTVNLNLGYLGGGYDELIGDFGKEVSDERELVNSPKWNGRAGFEYFFSAFTQGEFSLRGSAAYRSKTYLTVSSSEVLAQSGYTFFDMSLHYRSADDTWEASLYGKNLGDKRYRQHGFDLSAAPGVQLGYYGAPRTYGINLKYKF, encoded by the coding sequence ATGATTGCAGCAACTCAATCGCACAGAGTCAGTTCAACCAAAGGTATACCACGGCATACACTATCACTTCTGATAGCGGCAGTATTATCAGGCCATAGCTATGCCGAAGCGGAGTCCACGCTTAGCAATGAGCAAAGCAAAAAAATTGAGCGGATCAGCGTTACCGCAACGCGGCAAACCGAAAATCTACAAGATGTCGCGCTTGCGGTGACCGCCCTCTCCGCCTCAGAGCTTGAGAAGATGAACGTACAAGACCTCGGTGGCTTGGCATCTCACGTTCCAAACCTTAACCTGCACTCAGGTGATGCTTCCAACGCCGTCATTTATATTCGCGGAATTGGCCAAATTGACTCTATCTCGTTTAACGATCCCGGCGTTGGTGTGTATCTCGACGACGTATATCTTGGGCGCGTTCAAGGTGCCTTTTTAGATGTGGTCGACCCTGAGCAAATCGAGGTATTACGTGGTCCACAAGGCACCCTTTACGGTCGCAATACCATAGGTGGCGCGGTGCGTTTCAGTAGTGCCAAACCTTCGCAAGACAACGAAGGATATGTCAGCGTGGCGCTTGGAAATTATAATGCTCAAACGATAAAAGCTAGCGTCAACGGCGCATTGATTGAAGACACGCTCTCTGGGCGTTTTGCAATTGCCAAAAGTAGTCGAGATGGTTTTAGTGAGAATCGCTATAACAATAGTGACGACCACGACAAAGATACCCTAGCATGGCGCGGCAGTTTACTTTATCAACCAAGTGAGAATTTTTCGGCCTATTTAGTCGTCGACGGCTCGAACGCATCCCCCTCAAGCTCACGCACCCCACATAGAGAAACGCCTATCTATTCGGTGGTAAAAGAAGGCTACTATGCGCCCGAGGAAGACCCTTTTCTCGTTGACGTTAACTACAACGATTTAGAAGAACTGGATACCTCGGGAGCGAGCTTAACGCTTGAATATCTCACGGGCCACTCGATATTTAAATCCATCACTGCTCGACGCGAAATGGAATACCGCACGCACTTAGACTTAGATGCCACCCCCGATGCATCATTTGGTATTTTTAATTTCGAAGATCAACAGCAGATAAGCCAAGAATTTCAATGGTTATACAAAGACGACCAGTTCTCCTTGGTATCTGGGCTCTATTACTTTAATGAGGACGATCTGAATTTTGGCGGCTCCGTTGCTCCGGACTTTTTCGTTATGGTGGCACCAGATGTTTACCTGCCTTGGCCTGTGATTAACGCAGGAGAACGCGATCAAGAAAATACCAGCTCAGCCCTCTACGCTAACCTCTCTTGGTCTTTGACTGAAAAGCTCGACGTCACGCTTGGCGCACGCTACACCATAGAGAAAAAAGAAGTCACGTCCAAAGGCGAGGAGTTTTTTGGCACCGGTGTAACAACGGCTGAGGAAATGGAAGCGGTATTCGGCACAGGCATTGGCTATAGCCCTACAGGCTACAGCGCATCCAAGGAGTGGAAAGAGTTTACCCCAAAAGTGGTGTTCGATTACACCATATCTGACGACAGCATGGTTTACCTGAGCGCCGGAAAAGGGTTTAAAAGTGGCGGTTTTAACGGCCGGATCACCTCATTTGCACAACCTTTTGAACCAGAAACCTTGTGGAGCTATGAAATTGGCTCTAAGTCCTTATTGAATAAGCAGAATATTCGCTTAAATACCGCGGCTTTTTTCAATGACTATAAGAACTTTCAGCTCAGCCGCTTTTCTATCGACCCCGACACCGGCGCGTTTTTATCACTGTTTGAAAATGCAGGTAAAGCCACCATTTATGGCGCAGAAATGGAGCTCGAAGCCGTGGCTTCCGATAACCTCACTGTGAACCTCAACTTGGGCTATTTAGGGGGCGGTTATGATGAGCTCATCGGCGACTTTGGGAAAGAAGTCAGCGATGAAAGAGAGCTGGTTAATTCACCCAAATGGAATGGCCGTGCAGGCTTTGAATACTTCTTTAGCGCTTTTACGCAAGGCGAATTTTCGCTACGTGGTAGTGCCGCCTATCGCAGTAAAACCTATCTCACCGTGAGCAGCTCTGAGGTACTCGCACAGTCAGGCTACACCTTCTTTGATATGTCACTACACTACCGCTCCGCGGACGATACTTGGGAAGCCAGTTTATACGGTAAAAACTTAGGCGATAAACGCTATCGTCAACACGGCTTCGATCTTAGCGCAGCACCTGGGGTTCAACTTGGTTATTACGGCGCGCCTAGAACGTACGGTATCAACCTTAAATATAAGTTTTAA
- a CDS encoding Na/Pi cotransporter family protein: METLQLAGTLLGGLGIFLVAISMMTDGLKLAAGSSLRRVLGVWTKTPQRGIASGFCMTALVQSSSAVTVASLGFVNAGLITMHQALGIVYGANVGTTITGWLVAAVGFKFNIQAIALPLIGIGALMKLLLPRSRLASAGMALVGFGLFFIGIDILKGAFEHIVAAFDLSQFTAEGINGMLTFLLVGMVMTTLTQSSSASIALTITAAASGMIGLYAAGAMVIGANVGTTSTSMLASIGATANAKRVAAAQVMFNVFTAMVAFAVLPVLFYLINYFTALFGVTADPALSLALFHTLFNILGVLLIFPLNDRLAGFLMKRFCSAEETASRPRFLDNTIAQTPELAINALLLESKLVADKVLAQFDKCLLPTDKLAVEQALHAVQSLCQQISLFIVSVEQSALSSQTTSLLAKLMRIEQYLFTCSHCVEQLTEHAPYKQLAEHHDLHAQLNEYQAQLSHFMKTSLHGQSITPAELLQAQETLQRLHDDVKDDLILAGTHASLAIDKMVSNINTLAEMWQLSQQWHKAMLLIHAIEAQLSPSQAD; encoded by the coding sequence ATGGAAACACTTCAACTTGCAGGAACGCTACTCGGCGGTTTGGGGATATTTTTAGTTGCGATAAGCATGATGACAGACGGCCTGAAACTAGCGGCCGGATCGTCACTGCGCCGAGTGCTTGGAGTGTGGACCAAAACCCCTCAGCGCGGTATTGCATCTGGCTTTTGCATGACAGCCTTAGTGCAGTCATCCAGTGCGGTTACCGTGGCCTCTTTGGGCTTTGTAAATGCCGGTCTTATTACCATGCATCAGGCGCTTGGTATTGTCTATGGCGCCAATGTTGGCACCACCATCACTGGCTGGTTGGTAGCCGCAGTTGGATTTAAATTTAATATCCAAGCTATCGCACTTCCCTTGATAGGCATTGGTGCCTTGATGAAGTTGCTACTTCCTCGCTCGCGACTGGCATCGGCAGGCATGGCCTTGGTTGGTTTTGGGCTATTTTTTATCGGTATTGATATTCTCAAAGGCGCATTTGAGCATATTGTTGCGGCTTTTGATTTAAGCCAATTTACCGCAGAGGGAATAAACGGCATGTTGACCTTTTTGCTGGTAGGTATGGTGATGACAACCCTTACTCAATCCTCCAGTGCTTCCATCGCCTTGACCATTACCGCCGCTGCTAGTGGCATGATTGGGTTATATGCCGCAGGCGCGATGGTCATCGGTGCAAACGTCGGTACCACGTCAACATCTATGCTGGCATCCATTGGCGCAACAGCTAATGCCAAACGCGTCGCGGCGGCTCAGGTAATGTTTAATGTGTTCACCGCGATGGTCGCTTTTGCGGTGTTACCTGTGTTGTTTTATCTCATCAACTATTTTACCGCGCTTTTCGGCGTCACTGCCGATCCCGCGTTGTCATTGGCACTTTTTCATACTTTGTTTAATATTTTGGGCGTGCTACTCATCTTTCCACTCAATGACAGGCTCGCGGGCTTTTTAATGAAACGCTTTTGCAGTGCCGAGGAGACGGCTTCGAGGCCACGCTTTTTAGATAATACCATCGCCCAAACGCCAGAGCTTGCAATCAATGCGTTATTGCTTGAGTCCAAACTCGTTGCAGATAAGGTGTTGGCCCAATTTGATAAATGCCTACTCCCGACCGATAAGCTCGCGGTTGAACAGGCACTTCATGCAGTTCAATCTCTATGTCAGCAAATTAGCCTTTTTATTGTGTCGGTAGAGCAATCAGCATTATCATCACAGACCACCTCACTACTCGCTAAACTCATGCGTATTGAGCAGTATTTGTTTACTTGTAGCCACTGTGTAGAACAATTAACGGAACACGCTCCATATAAGCAACTCGCAGAGCATCATGACTTGCATGCGCAATTGAATGAATACCAAGCCCAGCTTAGCCACTTCATGAAAACCAGTTTACATGGGCAAAGCATAACACCTGCAGAGCTGTTGCAGGCGCAAGAGACATTGCAACGTTTACATGACGATGTGAAAGACGACTTAATTCTAGCAGGTACTCACGCATCACTGGCGATAGATAAGATGGTAAGCAATATCAATACACTGGCGGAGATGTGGCAACTTTCACAGCAGTGGCATAAAGCGATGTTGCTGATCCACGCCATTGAAGCACAACTCTCTCCATCGCAAGCAGATTAA
- a CDS encoding esterase/lipase family protein: MKNTNTTLRTHTYGLLVFISLAASGVAHASATLEATYTTGINNGWQKVERWRDSSGHIGNESFPVDGRGDQSGQRATFFASSQPSSAQFLLYHAPGWDSNSRQTPVLLIHGANQDADLAWANPNEAGSYGCGRQNCPSQGLMQALANDDYKVFALNLAHKNGDGFIWAEQIANAIAQVKNKTGATQVDLVTWSKSAFNARMYISSLTNAWSTKFNSDVRKLVMLGAPNNGIDWSFRHGVNHTYGAYSQCGGSINGPTAHDQILCFGLWYSSSEWVYDSPYFPGSAQMLKALDDKYALPTTEQDWYTTYYGGLGFVSKGRGIAAFTVNSLVDQVRSAGTDSSVQVYNLCGDQADMAFIHNEHTGPSDGVVFISSCIDSTGISNLAGSAVVATNHLELGWEPSAINQIKNWLSAP, translated from the coding sequence ATGAAAAATACAAACACGACTTTGCGCACTCACACTTATGGATTGCTCGTTTTTATCTCACTCGCAGCAAGTGGTGTAGCGCACGCTTCAGCGACACTTGAAGCCACCTATACCACGGGTATTAACAATGGCTGGCAAAAGGTTGAAAGATGGCGAGATAGCTCAGGGCATATCGGCAATGAAAGTTTTCCTGTTGACGGCCGTGGCGATCAATCAGGTCAGCGTGCTACTTTCTTTGCATCTAGCCAACCAAGCTCTGCGCAGTTTCTGCTTTATCATGCACCGGGTTGGGATAGTAACAGCCGCCAAACACCGGTGTTGCTGATCCACGGTGCCAATCAAGATGCCGATTTGGCTTGGGCAAATCCAAACGAGGCCGGTAGTTACGGTTGTGGTCGACAAAACTGCCCTTCGCAAGGCTTAATGCAAGCGCTTGCCAATGATGATTACAAGGTTTTTGCCTTAAATTTGGCGCATAAAAATGGTGATGGCTTTATCTGGGCGGAGCAGATAGCCAATGCCATCGCTCAGGTTAAAAATAAGACGGGGGCAACGCAAGTCGATTTAGTCACTTGGTCAAAAAGCGCGTTTAATGCCCGCATGTATATTTCTTCTTTGACCAATGCTTGGAGCACTAAATTTAACAGTGATGTACGCAAACTGGTGATGCTCGGCGCCCCCAACAATGGCATTGATTGGTCATTTCGTCACGGCGTTAATCATACCTATGGTGCTTATTCGCAATGTGGCGGCAGCATAAATGGGCCTACTGCGCATGATCAAATATTATGTTTTGGCCTGTGGTATTCGAGTTCCGAGTGGGTTTACGACTCGCCTTACTTTCCCGGCTCCGCGCAGATGTTAAAAGCACTAGATGATAAATATGCACTGCCCACCACAGAGCAAGATTGGTACACCACTTACTACGGTGGCTTAGGGTTTGTGAGCAAAGGCCGAGGTATCGCAGCGTTTACGGTCAACTCACTGGTAGACCAAGTTCGTAGCGCTGGCACCGACAGCAGCGTTCAAGTTTATAATCTTTGTGGCGATCAGGCCGATATGGCATTTATTCACAATGAACATACCGGCCCTTCCGATGGCGTTGTATTTATCAGTAGCTGCATCGACAGCACAGGAATAAGTAACTTGGCGGGCTCGGCGGTTGTGGCCACCAACCACCTAGAGCTTGGCTGGGAACCCAGTGCAATCAACCAAATCAAAAATTGGTTAAGTGCACCCTAG
- a CDS encoding helix-turn-helix domain-containing protein — MSNTAIAPCYVQLMQHTLTAAKLEFAAVAQYLAINKAIDALDAIEFMRVMEHCAVELNDESLNLNRKKLLPGTNEFVFNSLRHCRTITQLLQELARGYNFIHAGTYNFCEVSHSQVSYIIDDAAFDYATAADAQFSRCMLDSMLILIHGLVKYVCAETTRVQLTQVQTKSDSSSLLNSVITHIPIKPLSNRYLLTYQYQETNQSLDLAKLEHLTLNTIYHSLANTLHHQQSINDHANLLDKVYSELNAGTLCQEQMADKLNISPATLRRRLAEYQTSFRQLKNNVQNKQAKLRLTQGSSLYDVAHTLQFSDERSFIRAFKSWNGVTPMQFLQSLSSTVKVDVKQSKAQQK; from the coding sequence ATGTCAAACACCGCCATTGCACCTTGCTACGTGCAATTGATGCAGCACACACTCACCGCAGCAAAACTGGAATTTGCTGCGGTCGCGCAGTATTTGGCTATCAATAAAGCTATTGACGCCCTAGATGCCATTGAGTTTATGCGCGTGATGGAACACTGTGCTGTCGAGCTCAATGACGAAAGCCTAAACCTCAACCGCAAAAAGCTTCTGCCTGGCACTAACGAATTTGTATTCAATAGTCTGCGCCATTGCCGCACCATTACTCAGCTCTTACAGGAGCTTGCCCGTGGCTATAACTTTATCCACGCGGGGACCTACAATTTCTGCGAGGTGTCACACTCTCAAGTGAGTTACATAATTGATGATGCAGCCTTTGACTACGCCACAGCCGCTGACGCACAATTTTCTCGCTGTATGTTAGATAGCATGCTGATATTGATCCATGGCCTCGTAAAATATGTGTGCGCCGAAACCACCCGAGTTCAACTGACACAAGTGCAGACCAAAAGTGACTCAAGCTCGCTGCTAAACTCGGTTATCACCCACATTCCCATTAAACCCTTAAGTAATCGCTATTTACTCACCTATCAATACCAAGAAACGAATCAATCATTGGATTTGGCGAAGCTAGAGCACCTAACGCTCAATACCATTTATCATTCGCTCGCAAACACACTCCATCACCAGCAGTCGATCAACGACCATGCTAACTTGCTCGACAAAGTCTATAGTGAGCTTAACGCGGGAACACTGTGCCAAGAACAAATGGCTGACAAGCTCAATATCAGTCCGGCAACATTAAGACGAAGGCTCGCTGAGTATCAAACCAGTTTTAGGCAACTCAAAAATAACGTACAGAACAAGCAGGCCAAACTGCGACTGACTCAAGGCAGCAGTTTGTATGACGTGGCGCATACGCTACAGTTTTCAGATGAGCGTAGCTTTATACGTGCGTTTAAGTCGTGGAACGGCGTAACGCCTATGCAATTTCTGCAGAGTTTGAGTTCTACGGTAAAAGTTGACGTTAAACAAAGTAAAGCACAACAAAAGTGA